The Panthera leo isolate Ple1 chromosome D4, P.leo_Ple1_pat1.1, whole genome shotgun sequence nucleotide sequence CGCTTCCGGAGATCCCGTGCAGGGCCCGAAGAGCCCCAGGCAATGCGCAGCTGGcagccccccccccatctcccactTCGAGGTTTCTGCCCCTTGCCGCTACAGAAGCTTCTGTTTGCCTCAGCCACAAGTGCTCTTTTCCTCCGTCCCTAGCCCTACCGTGTCAGCAGCAGGTGGGATCCAGGCCTTGCCAGGTGCTCTCGCGGTGCCCCCCAGCTCCGGGCGCACGTTTGCAGCTGTCCAGGGTCTGTGCCCCCTAAGAGCGGAGGCCTGGCCTGCCGGTCCGCGGCCACACTCCCAGCTCCTAGCAGTGCGGGGCACGCGGTAGGGGCTCGGCCGACGAGTGCGTAGTTTTGTGAGAGAGGTCTCTCGGGTGTTTCCAGAGCCCTGCTGCAGCTAACAGAATACTGCTCACTTAGTCCCATGGCTCTGATCCTCTGTGGCCCGACTGGTGTGGGATCCGTGCCCTTCTGGTGCTTTCTACGACCCTCCTGTGACTTATAGTGTCACCTTATATGTTTAGTACTTGGCTCAGCGATAAAGGGAACAAAAGACCTCTGAGGcctgctgggtgccaggcacgTCTGCAGACACTTGGGAGACGAGGGATGAGACAGTGCCATGCTCGTGCTGATGACGACGCTGAGGGCGGGGACATTCATCAAGCTCAGCCTGGATGTGGATTTTCTCTTGCAAGGCCTCCCGGGAGTCTGGGAGGATGTAACGGGTCTGGCTTTGTACCCCAGCTGCACCCTCCCGGAGCCGCCGCCCTCTCCTCGTACCAGGCCTGGCCACACCCCGCCGGCCGACTTACAGGCACAAGGTGCCACAGAACACGCTCAAACACCAGCTATCTCCGCCCCCAGATCCGCTGTCTCCTGAAGGAACTGATGTCCCCTTCCTCTCCACGCAGACCCCCTCAGCTGCATGGCTGCCTCTTCCGAAGTCCTGTCTGCCAGCTCTTTCCACTTCCGAGGCCCTCACGTGCTTTCGGCCTGGACCACTCAGCCAGACCTGTCTCACGGAGGCAGCCCCTTCCTATCTCCAGGCAGAGTCAAGCACGCCCCCTGCCAAGCCCCCAGCCTCGGTGCCCAGGACTGAGGACTAGAGTCGGGGGCTGAGCAGAGCCCCTGGTGTGGAGCAGGAGCGTCTTACAAACGTCCACTTACAAACCACACCCTACTACAGCTACTTTATgccctggaggagggaggggcagaggcttaCGGCCCTGGACCACCAGCCTTTGTCTATAGGGACACTGTGGCTACCCTCCACCAAGGGCTCCTTCCACAATCACCTAAGTGGCTGGGTGTCAGCTCCACGATCTGGGAAGCTCCAGCTCCAGGGTGGGCACGCatgggcagcggggggggggagcCCCTGATCCCCTCTCACAATGTGCTCACTGTCTAGACCAGTGCTGTCCGGTGGAAATAGGCCAGGTACAGACGCAATTTTAAAGTTCCGACTAGCTATGTTAAAGAGGGAAACAGATTAAATAAGTTTTAACAGTACACTTAACTCACTGTATCCAAAATATTACCGTTTCAACACGCGATGAAGAGCTGCCAGTGGGCTATTCTACCTTGTTGGCATCTGGCCTCTCATAGGCACTTGGgtcccagctcagctcagctcagcccccTCTGGGCGCTCGGTGCCAGTCCTCCCTGGACAACGCAGGCTCCTGGGAGAGGCTGACTCTCGTGATCCTGGAAACGCAGCATGACAGGGTGCTGCAATGATGGAAAGGACGCCGGGTTCTCTGGCACAGGCTCTGCCCATCGTCCTGGCAGCCTGCAGCCCTGTGTCCTGTGTGCTCGGGGTCGCGTGACTACAGCTCCGGTCATGATGAGGAACTAACAATCTTGCCCTCTGGAAAGAGCAGCTGACGCCAGCCCCCATGGGGGGCTCCAGGGAGGTGGTGGCATGTGTATCCAGCCTCTGGGAGCCTGGGGGGATAAGGAGGAAGGAGTGAACGAGTGACACTGCAGGCAAAGGGAGGGACGCTTCCTCAGAAACAGCAACAGCTGCCATGGCAGGGCGCCCCCCACGGCTCGGGCCCCTGCCCGTTCTGCAGCCAGAATCACCCTATACCCCGGACAGCGCGGTCCGTGCCTGTTGCTCTGGTATAAGCATCAACAGCATTTCCTTTTGGCCCCCAAGTTGTGTAGGTGCTCCCCCGCCTGGACTCCGGGTTGCCGAGGACGTGATGGTCAGGGAGGTCAAGGAAGCTGACAGAAGGCACACAGCATCAGGTAGCAGGCTGGGCCTTGAGGCCGAGGGCCTGTGACGCAGAGCCCCAGCCTCCACGACCGATGGTGGGCCCAGAGCCCTCTCCTCCACACCGGGCCCCACATGGCCAAGAACCAGAAGGCCTCCACTCAAGAGGCttagcaggagggggaggggacagacccCAGCGCCTTTGCCTCTGCGTgcccatggcggggggggggggggggggggcggggggggtgacAGTGCCATGTCTCTGTGGAGTGGTTTGTTGGGACAAAGTGACTGCAGGAAGTGGGTCAGGGGCAGTGGGGTGGATCCAGGGAGCCCCAGCACCTATTCTCTGTGTTGACATAGGTTAGGATCTCCATTTCTGCAAGGCAAATGTTAGCTTAGCAGAGTGGCCACGTCAGAGGAACTGAAACTCTCCCCGCACCCGCTGGGGCCCTGACAGCGTGGCTGCTCCCTGCCAACGTCACAGCAAACAAAGAGCTGAACCGcgctccttccttcttctcaggCTTCTGAGTCGCACGGGTGACCAGGGAGTCCTCCCACCCCGGCCAGGCCCCAGCCGCTgctgcactggcagcagcagcCGCTGGGAGCTCGACCACCGGCGGATGCAAGCGTGTGGGCACACCTGccacccttcctgccctctggAAGAAGCTGGGGTGAGCGGGGGCAGGCTGctacttttccctctccctgccaggcAGGTGTGCGGGTGAGCGGGCCGGGGTCTGGGTGGCTGCTTCCTCGCCTACCGAACCTCTCCATTCTCACTGGGGAAATGAGGATACAAACGGCAGCACCCCCTCATCCCTAAGATCCACCGTGGGAGGGCTCTGATGGTGCCATCCTCCGGGCGGAGCAGGGGGCTAGCAGGGCAGCCCGGCCTGACACTCGCTGCCTGGGGGAGGCGCTCCAACGCAAACGCCCGCTCAACGGCTGCGGAACACAGAACGGAGTCCTGGTCTCCGTCCACGCGGTGTCGGGGACCAGACCGGGCGCCGAGGGAGCCAGGCCTCcatgggggcagggcggggcaggaagaggagcaggagcGGACGGCGCGCGAGCCGCGGGGCGGCGTGGCTGCAGCCGGGGGCCGAGCAAGCAGGGGGCCGAGCAGGCAGGGGGCCTCGAAGGGCGCCTGCGGACCCTCCCGGGGCTCCGCGCGGGGCAGACGGGCACAGTTTTCCGAGCGCCGGGCGCGGACGGAAACGAACTTCGCGGGCAGAACTGGAACCCCGAGCCGCGAGTGGCCGTAACCAGGCAACCGGCGAGTCGCCGCGAGGTGCGCACGCGTAGCCCGCCGCGGAGGCCGGCGCATGCGCAGCCGTCTTCCGCCCGTCTCGCCTTGGAGGAAGTCCAACAGCCAAATGGGAGGGTCGCGCCTGCGCCAGGGCGGCGCTCGGGTTCTCGGCGCTGCCGAGTAGCCGTTCTCGGTGGGTGCTCCTGCTGGCCTCGGTCGTTCAGGACTGGTTCTTCACTTGGGTATGACTGAAGAACCCTTACTCTTCTCACACCCTAAGACGAGAAAAGACTGGGAGAAAGAGCTGGCATAATCAGGGTGACGTCTCGGAGCAGTGCCCCGCGCACCCGGCCCAGCAGGTGGGCGAAGGGCGGGTCgcagggggcggggctgaggTGCGAGGCCGAGGGGGCGGGACGAAGGGATGGGCGGTGAATGACGGGGACGCGAGGGGcagggcaagggggggggggggggcgggacgaAGGGATGAACGGTGAAAGATTGGTCGCAGGCGAGGGGCGGGCCAACGGGGCGGACGAATAGATGGCCCGCGAAGGACGAAACGCCGGAGGGAGGCCGGGCTAACGTGCCGGGCGCCGCGTCACGGGAGCAGCTGCGGTGGGCGGGGCCGGTGGGCGTGGTCGGCAGGCGTGGCGCGCACTGACGTAGCGGTCGGACACGTCGGCGGCGCGGCGGCCGGAGCCGGATGTGCCAAGATGGCTGCTGCGGCTGTCGTGTCTTCGCTTGTCGCCGCAGCCCGGCCGGCTTCCGCCGGCGGCTCTTGAGGGGTTGGCCCAGGGGTCGCGGAGGGGCGGGGCACGAGCCGGGGTGGGCCTCGGCCGCCCTGTGGCGCGCCGGTGAGGGCCGGGGTCGGGCGGAGGGAAGTGGCCGGGCCGGGCCCAGCCCTGAGCGGACTTCGCGTCTCCGGGTGCCGCCAGGGGTCGGGCAGGGGCCCCGGGGGGGGCGAGCAGGGGGACctgcggggccggggcggggcaggggcggccGAGCGAGCGACCCTCCTGCCGCCTTCTGCACCTTTGTCGGCCGCCTCGGCCGACTGACGTGGACCCCGCAGGTATGGCCGGCTCTGTGGCAAGTGCCTGTCTGGCCCCGCTGTGTTGACACTTGTCTTCGCCCTGGTGGCCTCGACGGAGGGAGGGTTGTGTTGCAATGGTGAAGATGGACCAGACCTGCAACTTCTCAAGGAGTACGAACATGTAGGAAATTTCTTGTAACAGTTTTGCGTGTCCTTTGCTTCGAAGGTTCTTAAGCTGTTTTGTCCTCAGCGGCTGGGAGATTTCTCCCCGAGCCGGGCCGGTGATGGGACAGATTTGCATTTCGTGGCAAAGGGACCGAGACGCTGCAGTGGAGGTCGGGCCCTCGTGTGTCGCGTGAAGGGTTACGGGAACGTGTAATGAAGTTAGTACCGGTCGGGGGGCGAAAGTATGGTGTGGAGCGTCTGGTCGCGTCACAGCCATTTGAAATCGGTGTTTGCAGGTTCACCTAAGAGCTTCTGAGTGGTTGGAGGTGGGGCACGAGCCGCTTAAGGCTGTGTGTTCAACACAGACGACGTCAACCGGGGAGGGCGGTGAGGGCAGCGAGGGCAGGAAGCACACTGAGTCACACGCGGTCGCTCCGGAGCCATAGTTGGGCGAGTTTCAGCACAACCAGTGTCCCTGCAggtcccccccagccccccgccccgtgcctcTTCTTCGGATTCCGGTGGCCGGTATCTTAACAGAGGTCAAAGGtgaggccagaggcaggagagtgCTTTCTTGTTCCTGTGATTCGTGCGGCCCAAACAGCCGTGAGTCTCAACGCCGTGCTGACCGCCTTCTTTGGGGTAGCGTGCGCGTTGCAGTGATTCTTCCCTGAACGTCAGTGCGTCCTTTGGGATCTTTGCCGTTTTTAGCAGCGTTTAGACTCCCCCTTCGCGTTGGTTAACATCTAAACGTGTTTGGGGCTGTACTTGGAAAAGCTGGAGCTTGTGGTGTCTCTAGGTCAAGCGCCCCACAGTCTGACAGCGACGTGACGCTCACAGCCTCCGAGAGCGACATTGTGGGCAAAGGGTAGAGTCTCCGGTGCTCCCTGGCGCTCCTGTTGGCCCAGCCTCAGTTTGCGGCGGCAGCCCCGGAGGTGCTCTGAGCATCTCAGTTCCTTAGCCAGGAATTGGATCGAAGATCGGAGACGGTTGTGCTTCAGTATCTCTCGTAGACACAGGGTGGTCTGACGAAGGGCTGGGTTTGTGAGTAATGCGTTTTTAAGAAAGACAGCCGGTGTCTTCTTAGAGTTAGATGACTCGGTACCGAATGACTTACTGGCTGGAAGTAAGTTGCCTGGGGCCAGCAGAGAAGTGATAGGCGGCGTTGCTGTTGGTGACTGGAGAAGACCCAAGAGGGTCATGTTCGTGTTCAGGATCGTTTCACACGCAGCTGCCTTATTGTTTAAAAGCTGTCaattgtgggtggggggtggggggtgggggagatccCGTTTTATAGGAAAGGGGTAGTGTTTGCTATGAAACGGTTCTGAGTTCAGGAGTCGGGGAAGTTTCTTGAAGGAGAACGTTTAAGTATATACGCTGTCCGCGTTTGGATGACATTTCTGTATTGAACAGCAGCAGGGGTTAGGGCATCCCAGAACCCGCTGTGAGTAGGATTTTGTAAGATGCAGCTGAGAAGGAACCTTAGATTCTCTCCCTTCACAGACAAAGAGTCTGGGTCGCAGGAAGAGAAGTGGTGTGCGTGGGGCCGTTCAGTTGGactcccggccctgccctcacAGCCACGCCTCTGCGGTGTGATGCTCTGGGCCTCTGCTGTTTGGTGTTTCTCTTTTACCGCTGCTTAGAGCGGTTGAGGTCCTCTACTGGAGCCTTACAAGGAGGAAGTCGTGTTTCGGAAGACGTGCTGGGCGCCTCTGTCCCACAGATAAGAGGAAGAGGCCGGGCTGGTTGTACGATCAGTCCTTGTAAAGCTGAGCTGTACACATTCTTTGTTCTAAAATGACAGCTTAGAACCAAACGAAGCCTCCGGTGCTGTGCCTGATACAGTCTGTCGAATTTAAGTGAGTTTCAGAGTGCTCGTCAGTCCAAAGGCCTTCCCTGTTGGCCTAGGACGGACGTGGGCGAGCCGTAATGGTAGTGAGCTAATAGATCCATAGGACTCGTTTCCAGAGAGGGGTAGGAGCCTTCACCGTAAGTAGCTTTACTTCAGGTACATTCACAAATGTCCCCTTTTATCGACTCTGAGAAAGATTGCCGGGAGCAAAAGTGTCGTGCACCTGCAGAAATGTGTGGGTTAAGCCCTGGAGCCCTGCCACTTCTCCCTCTGGTGTTTACTTTCCTCCGTGATCGGTTACACGTCATCTGTTTGTTTGTGAGGGTGGCGCTAGGGGGGAGGACTTGTGCATAGAGAAAGACAGCAAAGAGACGGTACCTGGGTTTGTGTCTTAAAAGTACCGGTTAACCGTTCAAGGTTACATTTAACGTATTTTCTTAAAAAGCGGAAACCACCGCTGGTTCTGGCAACAAAACACACTGTAAAGACGATTGTGTTTTCTATGAAAGGTTTGTTGGCACTCTGGTTGAAAATTTCTGAGTCGGGTCAGTTGGTCAGTTTTAAAGCTGCTTCACGTTTAATTGGGGCTTTCGCTCCGGACTCACTTCTTGATAGCCCTCGTGGTCCGAGGCGGCTTGTTCCGCTCACGGTGTCAACCAGGCACAGCGCGGGAAATGAGACATTCTGCACGGTGGCATAAAGGGCATGTTTGTATATTTCAGATTCTGCCTGCGGCTTGTATCGCTCTGTACTTTACAACGCTTTTTCGTTAAAACGGAAGCACGCATCTTaaacttccattttcatttcaagATGTAACATTAACCTGCGCGAAAAGTATGATGTGCCATCTTGATACAGGGGTTGGCCCTTTCAGGACCCGGTGATGATTTACGGGAAGGTGTCCGGGTACCGGGTAGTGAATCAGACGGGCAGTTAGGTTGCGCTCCGTTCATCGCTGCGCACTTGGTGAGGGCATCACGGAGGCATCAGGCGTGCCATGTGGGTGCTCAGCTGGGCTGTGAAACTGAACCCCAGAGAAGGCAGTGGCTCGTCTGAAGTCAGTCAGTGAGCTCAGGGCACAGCCAGCGTTTGCTTCCGTGTCCGGCCGTGTTCTTGTCTGTGCGCTCAGCTGCCCTGGCCGGCCGCAGCCCCCCACCCGGGATGCAGTTCTGGGTGGGCGTGGGGGTAGGAGCGACGCGTCTCGGGACCGAGGACACAGACTCTCGAGTTGTTTCCagcctttctctgttttcttcgtTCTCCTGATTGCAACTGGGAGTTTGAATACATGGATTTTAggctaatttcttctttttcttttccggTTCAGGTTGAAGAAAACCTATATCCTGCTTTCTGTGAGCAGCTCCTAGTTGTGCAACAGATCGGTCATGCAGCCGCCGCCTCAGGCAGCCCCATCAGGCGTGGTCGGGCCACCTCCGGCCGGGACTCCTCAGAGCATGTTCTGGTCCAACAGATCTTACAGGAGACAGGCAAATAGTAACGCACCGGTGACCCCGATAGCTTGCCCGTTGCAGCCGGTAACGGATCCGTTTGCTTTTAGTAGACAAGCGCTACAAACTACATCGTCGGGCGGTTCGTCCAAAAGCAGCGCGCCCATTCTGCAGGGCCCGGCCCCGCCAGCGTTCCTTCAACACCCTGGTCTGCCTGTGCCTCACGCGAATGCTGGGGATACCTCGCAAGGACCTGTGTTGCAGGCCACAGCGGACGCCGGTCTGTTTGCCAGCGCGTTGCCACCTTCGGCGCCGCCGGAGTCAGAGTTGCACAGGAGTGCCGAGCTTGCTCCCAGCTCGGAACCCGAAGTTCAGACTCTGCCACGTCCTCACATTCCAGGAGCGGGTGCCGACAGTCCCCACGGGGGCCATCCGCACTCGAACGTGCTTGGGCCCGAGAGACCCCTGAGTCGGCAGAACCCGCACGACAGTGCTGTGGCGCCgtcccctctcttccctcagcCTCGTCAGCAAATGCCAGGGCAGTgggggccggggcagggaggCCCACAGCCCTCAGGTCAACATTATTGGCCCCGCCCAGAAGGACCTGTTCAGCGCCCGGTGCCCCACATCTCCGGCGttttcctcttccccactccGTCCAGCCCATATCACGGTCCCGGCCACGAGCAGCTCAACCCACTGGTGTCTTTGCCAGGACCCTTGGCCGCTGACGGAAGCAATGAGCCGGCCTACCTGCAGAGTGGTAACCAGTCAGCAAATAACTTCGATCCTGACAACGCGTTCAGGCAAAATTCTAGAGCTGGGAATCCTCGGGCGAGCCAGGAGCTCAGGCCAAATCCAGGAGTGAATAAAGAGCAGTTGCCAGACCTCGCTCTTGTGAATCCCCTCGCTCAGGGAAACAGCCCAGAAAGCCATTTGCACTACCCCCCAGGGGCCGAGACCAGCCGGGTCCTGCCGGAAGTGGACTCGGGAGCTCTCTCCATGTTCTTCCACGGCGGAGAGACGGAAAACGAGGAGAACCTCTCATCTGAAAACACAAGCTTCGCTGGTCCGTCTGACTTGGATGGCTCCTCCCCCGGCCCGGGACTTGGTCATGCTCCTGCACGTGTGGGAGCGGGTGGCGTTTACCACGCCTTTCCCAGAGGTTCCAGCAACGAGGCCACGCAGCAGGGAGGCCACCCGCAGCCTTATTTCTCTCAGTCTGCAGGCGCCCAGCCTGATAGACCGGCCACGGCAAGCGCTGCCGTCACTGTGTGGGGCGGCCCAGCAGGCGCAGGGGCTCACGCCAGCAGCCCACAGTACGAGAACGTGGAGGACTTAGAGTTCATTCAGAATCAGGAAGTTTTGCCAAGTGAGCCCCTAAGTTTGGACCCTTCCGCCCCCGGCGATCAGCTCAGATACGGCCCCAGGCTCGGTGTTGGGGGCCACGCTGGAGGCGGGGGCCCAAATCTCGAGGCCCCGGATTCAGTGCCACACCCCGTGCGATCCGACAGCGTGTCGTCCAGTTACAGCAGCAAGAGCCACGGGAATCTTTCAGGTGCGGCCAGGCCTCGAGACCTGGGGGGCACTTTCATTCAGCAAGAAGTTGGAAAACCTGAAGATGAGTCTTCGGGGAGCTTCTTTAAGCAAATCGATTCTTCTCCCGTAGGAGGCGAGACAAACGAGACCACCGTGAGCCAGAATCACCGCAGCAGCCTGTCCCAGCCCTCAACCCCAAGCCCCCCAAAACCCACTGGAATATTCCAGACAAGCGCGAATAGTTCTTTTGAACCGGTGAAGTCCCACTTAGTTGGAGTGAAACCGGTTGAGGCCGATCGGGCCAAGGTGGTGGGCGAGGTGAGGGGGGCCGGACCCCACCAGAAGCCGCACCGGCCAGCTGCCGCACCGCCTGACGCGTGCCCCGGCAACTTGGAGCAGCCCCCGGACAACATGGAGACCCTGTTCGCACTCCGGGCCGGTTCTCTGCCCTTTACCGTACCCGTGGAGGCCGAGCAGGGGCTTGGGCACGCTGGGGGGCCGCCCTCGGAAACCGTGCTTCTGGCAGCTGAGAAGAGGCCCTTGGCCAGGGCCCAGGGAGCTGTGAAGTGCGAGAGCCCAGTGACGACCTTGTGGGCACAGAACGAGCTCCCGGATTTCGGGGGCAGCGTGCTCCTGGCCCCGGCTGCCCCGGCACTGCACGCGCCCGTGAGGCCTCAGCCCTCTGAAGTGATTCAGCCTCCTGACGAGGGAGTGTCCGGTCAGCAGCCCCGGCCGCCAGGCCCCGGCCTCCCTCTGCAGAGCAGGGATGGCGTCGGAGCTTCCGAGAACCTCGAGAACCCTCCCAAGATGGGAGAAGAGGAGGCCCTTCCCTCGCAGGCGAGCTCGGGCTATGCCAGCCTGTTATCCTCACCGCCCACTGAGTCTTTGCAGAATCAGCCAGTCTTGATTGCCCAGCCTGATCAAAGCTATAATTTGGCTCAGCCCATTAATTTTTCTGTGTCCTTATCGAGTCCTAACGAGAAGAGTCTGCCCTGGAGAGATGCTTTGGTGGGGGATAAACCGACAGCAAGCAGCCGGACTGTCGGGGGGGACTCCGGAGAAAGCGCTCCTGCGTCTGGGATCGCAGCCACCTCTGTCACCCGCTCGCCTCTGCCCAAGAGTCTTCCGCAAGGTAGCTTTCCACAAGTTCCTGGCACTTCGGAGACCGTTTGTACTCAACCTGCTAATTTGCTGGTTCAGCCGCCACCTCATCCGGTTCCAAAGAACTTGCTTCCAGAAGGCCAAAACGTTCATAATGCAGAGAACGTTCTTCCCGAGCTGGCTGGTAGCCCTGCTGGAAGCACAGGCGTGATGTTGGTGCCGCCTGCAAACGCTACCTCGGTCCCTGCTGGTAGTAAAGCGGATCCCTCCGGTAATCGGGAAGAAACTTCTGGAGCCCTAGACTTCACGCTGAACAGGACTTTGGAAAATTCTCTAAGGATGTACGGCCCGTCCCGTTCTGACAGCCCAGCTTGTCCGCAAACCGTCACCAGTCAGCCTAGACAACCTGGGCCAGGGGCACAGAACCCAGACCGTTTCTACCAGCAGGTGACAAAAGACGCTCAGGACCCATGTGGCCTAGGGAGAGCCCAGCAGGAGCCGTCGCCGGCCCCCCAGCAAGGGCCCAAAGCAACACGTTCAGAACCTTCGAACCCCGGAAGTCCGCCGGTGCAGGGGCAGTCCCAAGACTCGGTCCCGCCACCGGCAAGTCCCGCTCCAGCTGACACGGGTCAGCAGCTGCTGCCTCGGCCGCCTCGGTCCTCCAGCGCGTCCGTCGTGTCCACCAGCTCCAGCCAGGCAGCCGCGCGGTCGGACCAGCAGTGGCTGCAGCCGCCTCCCTCGGACTTGGCAGCTTACTACTATTACAGACCCCTGTACGATGGCTACCAGTCGCAGTACCCCTCGCCATACCCGCCGGATCCTGGCACGGCCTCCCTCTATTACCAGGTACGGTCAGGCTCGCGGGCGGTAGAATCCGGGACCAGCGGTCTCTCTCTCCCGAGTTGTGCTCCTTGGCAGGCTTTCGTTGCTCGCTTCGGAAGCGGCCTGTAGTCCCTGTGGTCTGCACCGTCGTGCACAGTGCCCGTTCCTGCACCACTGCTTGGGGAGCGTGCCCGGCTCCCGGAACCCTTGCAGGCTCACACTGCACACCTGTGTGTTGCGCGGTGCAGAGTCCCTGGTTAATTTTTGGCACGCGTGCCCCAGCGTGTGTGGCTGAGGAGCCCTCTGTTTCCTGTCCCTCCGGTGGGCTCTCTGCGGGACCAGAGCTCTGAGTTGCGCACCTCGGGAAACTGGGATATCCTCTCGAAGCTTCGGTGTGGTTTTGACGTGAAAAATCTACCCAAAGAGGAACAGGACAGCGCAGTGTTGTAAATCCCTCCGGGAGAGTAGAAACACGAAGGGAAAAAAGTTAGGTTCGGAACGTAATCCAAGCAAAACGGCCAAGGGGGATGAGATCCCGTAAACGTCCCTCGGGCGCATGGCGGTCCCAGcagcggggcgggggcggtgTCGCGCCCCACAGAAGACTTGCCGTTCACAGTGGCCTAAGTGTGTGAGTGTTGTGAAACACAACTGGTTCTGTCCAGTTCTCTGGTACTTTGAAACAGTGGGGTTCAAATGCACACGTTGGGTCACGATTTGCTTCTCATCATCTCTAGTCCCAGCCCCGCGTCATGCGAGGTCGGCAGAGTGTCAGAGGCCCAAGGAGTGTAGACCAGAAGTTTGGAAAGCACGGTCCTACAGTGGGCAGGTGGCCATCCTGGGGACCTCTTAGAGGCGGCTCGGGGGTacagggctggtgggggtgggtcGGGCAGTAGCCCCCACTAGTAGGAGGCTTGTGCCTCCTTTGCAGGCTTTGAGCATCTTTGGGATTACATGAATACTGTGCGTCTAACCACTGAGATTAGCAAATTTGAGATTCTGGAAGGAGCCCCAAGGACTCCTGTTTCCATACGGGGAAACTGATTTCAGATCCATCCCGCGCCCAGGAAGGGCTGGCAGAGCACGAGGGGAGCAGCGTCCCCGCTTTGGGTTCTTTGTGCAGCAACCACACGTACATCTGGCAAACTCCAGCCAGAGCCCAGCACCACTCCCGTGGGAGCCCGCTTCCTTCCGCCCTCCCCCCTTGTGGCCACAGTCTCCGCTGGTGTCAGGAATAAGTCCGTTGGACGTGATTTCTCCACTTCGGCCAGGCGATGGTGGAGAGTCAGGCTCGTAGACCAGAGGGCTGCTTCAGGTCCCCCCACGTGGCGGCTCCTTAGAGACCGTCGTGGCCAGTCATGAGCCTGCGAGGGGTTGAAAGCCTCATGAGAACAGAGGACGAGCCTCTCTTTGAGGCTGCGTGTAGCTCCGGGACCCATTCAAATGGAACCCTGGGTATTTTGCATACCTGAGATGATGTGTGAAACAAGGACACGAACCCAGGGAGTCATAGCACCTCCGCGGCAGAGCCGTCTGGAGTCTCCACGGCCCCTCGGCGGCTGCCTGCTGACACGGCGGCCATCTCCTGAGCAGGACCAGGGCAGTCCCTTTCAGGAAGATCCTGCTGCCCGTCTGTGGCTGTGGATCTCAATTTGTAGGTTTTCTCTTCTGCACGAGGGAAGCCCCACGTCCGGTGCTCCTGGAGGGCCGTCACCAGCGCCATTTAGAGCTAGTGCCAGTTGCTTGACGGGTGGCTCTTCACCGATGTCTAACGTTGCGCAAACCCTTCTTCCAGCAGGACGTCTATGGCCTGTATGAGCCCAGATACAGGTCCTACGACAGCGCGGTGTCCGCCTACGCTGAGAGCTACCGCTGCCCCGAGCCCGAGCGGCCCAGCTCCCGGGCAAGTCACTGCTCGGACCGGCCACCTGCCAGGTGATTGACGTTCGTGTTGCCGGCTGTGGTGGTAACTTACCGATCTGAAAACATTAGACAAACCTGTTTTCTTCTGCGTATGTTTAATCAGCACGGGCAGAGCACAGGAGCACTTTGAAATGGAACAGAGCCCTCCCT carries:
- the SEC16A gene encoding protein transport protein Sec16A isoform X2, whose amino-acid sequence is MQPPPQAAPSGVVGPPPAGTPQSMFWSNRSYRRQANSNAPVTPIACPLQPVTDPFAFSRQALQTTSSGGSSKSSAPILQGPAPPAFLQHPGLPVPHANAGDTSQGPVLQATADAGLFASALPPSAPPESELHRSAELAPSSEPEVQTLPRPHIPGAGADSPHGGHPHSNVLGPERPLSRQNPHDSAVAPSPLFPQPRQQMPGQWGPGQGGPQPSGQHYWPRPEGPVQRPVPHISGVFLFPTPSSPYHGPGHEQLNPLVSLPGPLAADGSNEPAYLQSGNQSANNFDPDNAFRQNSRAGNPRASQELRPNPGVNKEQLPDLALVNPLAQGNSPESHLHYPPGAETSRVLPEVDSGALSMFFHGGETENEENLSSENTSFAGPSDLDGSSPGPGLGHAPARVGAGGVYHAFPRGSSNEATQQGGHPQPYFSQSAGAQPDRPATASAAVTVWGGPAGAGAHASSPQYENVEDLEFIQNQEVLPSEPLSLDPSAPGDQLRYGPRLGVGGHAGGGGPNLEAPDSVPHPVRSDSVSSSYSSKSHGNLSGAARPRDLGGTFIQQEVGKPEDESSGSFFKQIDSSPVGGETNETTVSQNHRSSLSQPSTPSPPKPTGIFQTSANSSFEPVKSHLVGVKPVEADRAKVVGEVRGAGPHQKPHRPAAAPPDACPGNLEQPPDNMETLFALRAGSLPFTVPVEAEQGLGHAGGPPSETVLLAAEKRPLARAQGAVKCESPVTTLWAQNELPDFGGSVLLAPAAPALHAPVRPQPSEVIQPPDEGVSGQQPRPPGPGLPLQSRDGVGASENLENPPKMGEEEALPSQASSGYASLLSSPPTESLQNQPVLIAQPDQSYNLAQPINFSVSLSSPNEKSLPWRDALVGDKPTASSRTVGGDSGESAPASGIAATSVTRSPLPKSLPQGSFPQVPGTSETVCTQPANLLVQPPPHPVPKNLLPEGQNVHNAENVLPELAGSPAGSTGVMLVPPANATSVPAGSKADPSGNREETSGALDFTLNRTLENSLRMYGPSRSDSPACPQTVTSQPRQPGPGAQNPDRFYQQVTKDAQDPCGLGRAQQEPSPAPQQGPKATRSEPSNPGSPPVQGQSQDSVPPPASPAPADTGQQLLPRPPRSSSASVVSTSSSQAAARSDQQWLQPPPSDLAAYYYYRPLYDGYQSQYPSPYPPDPGTASLYYQDVYGLYEPRYRSYDSAVSAYAESYRCPEPERPSSRASHCSDRPPARQGYPEGYYNSKSGWSSHSDYYAGYYSSQYDYADAGRWDRYHYGSRFRDPRACDRRYWYDAEHDLYRKENYTYGDRPERYDDPWRYDPRFTGSFDDDPEPHRDPYGEEADRRSVHSERSAQSLRSSLSSRSRQSQVYRNHGMTAASYEAPPPPDSLPGDYAYGNNFGSVQGFPEYGYPAEAGWPATEQAPSRPTSPEKFSVPHVCARFGPGGQLIKVIPNLPSEGQPALVEIHSMETLLQHTPDQEEMRSFPGPLGKGDTHKVDVINFAQNKATKCLQNENLIDKESASLLWNFIVLLCRQNGTVVGTDIAELLLRDHRTAWLPGKSPNEANLIDFTNEAVGQVEEEESGEAQLSFLTDSHAATTSTLEKETERFRELLLYGRKKDALESAMKNALWGHALLLASKMDSRTHARVMTRFANSLPINDPLQTVYQLMSGRMPAASTCCGDEKWGDWRPHLAMILSNLSSSVDVESRAMTTMGDTLASKGLLDAAHFCYLMAQVGLGVYTKKTAKLVLIGSNHSLPFFQFATNEAIQRTEAYEYAQSLGAQTCSFPNFQVFKFIYSCRLAEMGLATQAFHYCEVIAKTILTQPHAHSPVLISQLAQIASQLRLFDPQLREKPEEESFVEPTWLVRLRRVEKQVKEGAAPWSLDGALSQRCPSTPSPEAGQHDGPGPAQPGNPLLALPVPSAERFGQGVRLLPSAPPTLPDSQPALPARVPLFPVPPPPGPAELGPGCGPPGSALGFPEPSVPEPAALYPGPGLPAGAPSLQESEHLPQEAGSQDPGVMPQEALGRNSLPERREDGFGGKFAHLGPSRTSQDSEVPPAWERAGPGALQPPLTSTPEGKRPAQAAGKEVKEPKKSSESWLFRWLPGKKRTEAYLPDDKNKSIVWDEKKNRWVDVNEPEEEKKAPPPPPTSLPKAAQAGPPGPGGPPRASVNMFSRKAAGARARYVDVLNPGGPQRSEPALAPAEFFAPLAPMPIPTQSFGPNADAEEAPPAEGAGREGRAPAGGAVNPEPASRPQVLGLPAALPGPELPPAHEDGSKGGEAPSDHPAAGGASGAAVPFYSPAHFAQASAASGGSRMGRIGQRKYPALS